The following coding sequences lie in one Pogoniulus pusillus isolate bPogPus1 chromosome 29, bPogPus1.pri, whole genome shotgun sequence genomic window:
- the SDCBP2 gene encoding syntenin-2 isoform X4 encodes MPLSPGTAPAAAMATLYPSLEDMKGHQILQAQAAAGVRTPPTTVVTEKPKLPSGTSSTAAPVLYPNLAELESYMGLALSSEEIQKNLEDTLALSPAGHPPGQVVAPLSGHNAGLRRAEIKAGVREVHLCKDERGKTGLQLKNVDQGIFVQLVKANSPAALVGLRFGDQVLQIDGRNCAGWSSAKAQRALKKASPEKIVMVAFPAHCHPAQGQHRAPWHRGEEGQDRVAGQGQLRCPQRAPHAPLPLRGQRPERHWHEG; translated from the exons ATGCCCCTGTCCCCAGGCACAGCCCCGGCAGCAGCGATGGCAACCCTCTACCCTTCCCTGGAGGACATGAAGGGGCACCAGATCCTGCAG gctcaggcagcagctggggtgaGGACCCCCCCCACCACTGTGGTCACCGAGAAGCCAAAGCTCCCctctggcaccagcagcacag CAGCGCCTGTGCTGTACCCCAACCTGGCCGAGCTGGAGAGCTACATGGGGCTGGCTCTGTCCAGTGAGGAGATCCAGAAGAACCTGGAGGACACCTTG GCgctgagccctgctgggcacccCCCAGGGCAGGTGGTTGCCCCCCTGAGCGGGCACAACGCAGGGCTGCGGCGGGCAGAGATCAAAGCAGGGGTGAGGGAGGTTCACCTCTGCAAGGACGAGCGGGGCAAGACTGGGCTGCAGCTCAAGAACGTTGACCAg GGCATCTTCGTGCAGCTGGTGAAGGCCAACTCGCCGGCGGCACTGGTGGGGCTGCGCTTCGGCGACCAGGTCCTGCAGATCGACGGCAGGAACTGcgcgggctggagcagtgccaaGGCGCAGCGGGCACTGAAGAAGGCATCCCCCGAGAAGATCGTGATGGTG GCCTTTCCAGCGCACTGTCACCCTGCACAAGGACAGCACCGGGCACCTTGGCATCGTGGTGAAGAAGGGCAAGATCGTGTCGCTGGCCAAGGACAGCTCCGCTGCCCGCAACGGGCTCCTCACGCACCACTACCTCTGCGAGGTCAACGGCCAGAACGTCATTGGCATGAAG GATAA
- the SNPH gene encoding syntaphilin isoform X3 — protein sequence MSLPGSRRSSTGSRRRSSKYNLCSDNHGIKPPTPEQYLTPLQQKEVCIRHLKARLKDTQERLQDRDAEIEDLKTQLSRMQEDWIEEECHRVEAQLALKEARKEIKQLKQVIDTVKNNLLEKDKGLQKYFVDINIQNKKLETLLHSMEVAQNGALKEEGAGESAGGSPARSLTRSSTYTKLSDQGAGDRNVGGSQTISLDEGADSGFVGAEEAPGHTDPLEVGGEPGTRLPPSSSTYEKLLGLRGSAEAGVQASCMQERAIQTDFLPCQPDLDTILEKVMKSQACSLGSPTSAWVSEMEDVMPGPELSNPAGTTDLLPVEAAAASAEGGGSCKPAVRQPPSANPSVSIACVAEEETAEAAGGCDTNPAKSYWSRHFIVDLLAVVVPAVPTVAWLCRSQRRQGQPIYNISSLLRGCCTVALHSIRRMGCRPVASPGGTAQP from the exons ATGTCCCTGCCGGGGAGCAGACGCTCGTCCACGGGATCGCGAAG GCGCTCGTCCAAGTACAACCTCTGCAGTGACAACCATGGGATAAAGCCACCAACACCAGAGCAGTACCTGACACCTCTGCAGCAGAAGGAGGTCTGCATCAGGCACCTGAAGGCTCGCCTGAAGGACACGCAGGAGCGGCTGCAGGACAG GGATGCTGAGATCGAGGACCTGAAGACGCAGCTGTCGCGGATGCAGGAGGACTGGATCGAGGAGGAGTGCCACCGCGTGGAGGCACAGCTGGCGCTGAAGGAAGCCCGCAAGGAGATCAAGCAGCTGAAGCAGGTGATCGACACGGTGAAGAACAACCTGCTGGAGAAGGACAAAGGGCTCCAGAAGTACTTTGTGGACATCAACATCCAGAACAAGAAGCTGGAGACGCTGCTGCACAGCATGGAGGTGGCACAGAACGGGGCACTGAAAGAGGAGGGGGCCGGCGAGTCTGCCGGGGGCTCTCCTGCCCGGTCCCTCACCCGCAGCTCCACCTACACCAAGCTGAGCGACCAAGGGGCCGGGGACCGCAACGTGGGGGGCTCGCAGACCATCTCGCTGGACGAGGGGGCCGACAGCGGCTTCgtgggggcagaggaggctccggGCCACACGGACCCGCTGGAAGTTGGGGGGGAGCCTGGCACCCGCCTCCCCCCTAGCTCCAGCACCTACgagaagctgctggggctgcgggGCAGCGCGGAGGCAGGGGTGCAGGCCAGCTGCATGCAGGAGCGAGCCATCCAGACGGacttcctgccctgccagcccgaCCTGGACACCATCCTGGAGAAGGTGATGAAGTCGCAGGcttgcagcctgggcagccccaCCTCGGCTTGGGTGTCCGAAATGGAAGACGTGATGCCCGGCCCCGAGCTCTCCAACCCCGCCGGCACCACGGACCTGCTGCCCGtcgaggcggcggcggcgagcgCCGAGGGGGGCGGCAGCTGCAAGCCGGCGGTGCGGCAGCCGCCCAGCGCCAACCCCTCGGTGAGCATCGCTTGCGTGGCGGAGGAGGAGACGGCAGAGGCCGCCGGCGGCTGCGACACCAACCCTGCCAAGAGCTACTGGAGCCGCCACTTCATCGTGGATCTGCTGGCGGTGGTGGTGCCAGCCGTGCCCACGGTGGCCTGGCTGTGCCGCTCGCAGCGCCGGCAGGGGCAGCCCATCTACAACATCAGCTCGCTGCTGCGGGGCTGCTGCACCGTCGCCCTCCACTCCATCCGCAGGATGGGCTGTCGCCCTGTTGCCAGCCCGgggggcactgcccagccctga
- the SDCBP2 gene encoding syntenin-2 isoform X3 — translation MATLYPSLEDMKGHQILQAQAAAGVRTPPTTVVTEKPKLPSGTSSTAAPVLYPNLAELESYMGLALSSEEIQKNLEDTLALSPAGHPPGQVVAPLSGHNAGLRRAEIKAGVREVHLCKDERGKTGLQLKNVDQGIFVQLVKANSPAALVGLRFGDQVLQIDGRNCAGWSSAKAQRALKKASPEKIVMVVRDRPFQRTVTLHKDSTGHLGIVVKKGKIVSLAKDSSAARNGLLTHHYLCEVNGQNVIGMKDKQLTEVLAGAGSVVTLTIIPTVIYEHMVKRLSPGLMKSSMDHSIPDL, via the exons ATGGCAACCCTCTACCCTTCCCTGGAGGACATGAAGGGGCACCAGATCCTGCAG gctcaggcagcagctggggtgaGGACCCCCCCCACCACTGTGGTCACCGAGAAGCCAAAGCTCCCctctggcaccagcagcacag CAGCGCCTGTGCTGTACCCCAACCTGGCCGAGCTGGAGAGCTACATGGGGCTGGCTCTGTCCAGTGAGGAGATCCAGAAGAACCTGGAGGACACCTTG GCgctgagccctgctgggcacccCCCAGGGCAGGTGGTTGCCCCCCTGAGCGGGCACAACGCAGGGCTGCGGCGGGCAGAGATCAAAGCAGGGGTGAGGGAGGTTCACCTCTGCAAGGACGAGCGGGGCAAGACTGGGCTGCAGCTCAAGAACGTTGACCAg GGCATCTTCGTGCAGCTGGTGAAGGCCAACTCGCCGGCGGCACTGGTGGGGCTGCGCTTCGGCGACCAGGTCCTGCAGATCGACGGCAGGAACTGcgcgggctggagcagtgccaaGGCGCAGCGGGCACTGAAGAAGGCATCCCCCGAGAAGATCGTGATGGTGGTGCGGGACCG GCCTTTCCAGCGCACTGTCACCCTGCACAAGGACAGCACCGGGCACCTTGGCATCGTGGTGAAGAAGGGCAAGATCGTGTCGCTGGCCAAGGACAGCTCCGCTGCCCGCAACGGGCTCCTCACGCACCACTACCTCTGCGAGGTCAACGGCCAGAACGTCATTGGCATGAAG GATAAGCAGCTGAcggaggtgctggcaggagctggcagcgtgGTGACCCTCACCATCATCCCCACTGTCATCTACGAGCACATGGTCAAGCG GCTCTCTCCAGGGCTGATGAAGTCATCCATGGACCACTCCATCCCTGACCTCTGA
- the SNPH gene encoding syntaphilin isoform X2, producing MSLPGSRRSSTGSRRRPSPPGRDTYGTSSLSSSSNSGSYKGSDSSPTPRRSSKYNLCSDNHGIKPPTPEQYLTPLQQKEVCIRHLKARLKDTQERLQDRDAEIEDLKTQLSRMQEDWIEEECHRVEAQLALKEARKEIKQLKQVIDTVKNNLLEKDKGLQKYFVDINIQNKKLETLLHSMEVAQNGALKEEGAGESAGGSPARSLTRSSTYTKLSDQGAGDRNVGGSQTISLDEGADSGFVGAEEAPGHTDPLEVGGEPGTRLPPSSSTYEKLLGLRGSAEAGVQASCMQERAIQTDFLPCQPDLDTILEKVMKSQACSLGSPTSAWVSEMEDVMPGPELSNPAGTTDLLPVEAAAASAEGGGSCKPAVRQPPSANPSVSIACVAEEETAEAAGGCDTNPAKSYWSRHFIVDLLAVVVPAVPTVAWLCRSQRRQGQPIYNISSLLRGCCTVALHSIRRMGCRPVASPGGTAQP from the exons ATGTCCCTGCCGGGGAGCAGACGCTCGTCCACGGGATCGCGAAG GCGCCCCTCGCCCCCCGGGAGGGACACCTACGGCACCTCCtcgctgagcagcagcagcaattctgGCTCCTACAAGGGCAGCGACAGCAGCCCCACCCCAAG GCGCTCGTCCAAGTACAACCTCTGCAGTGACAACCATGGGATAAAGCCACCAACACCAGAGCAGTACCTGACACCTCTGCAGCAGAAGGAGGTCTGCATCAGGCACCTGAAGGCTCGCCTGAAGGACACGCAGGAGCGGCTGCAGGACAG GGATGCTGAGATCGAGGACCTGAAGACGCAGCTGTCGCGGATGCAGGAGGACTGGATCGAGGAGGAGTGCCACCGCGTGGAGGCACAGCTGGCGCTGAAGGAAGCCCGCAAGGAGATCAAGCAGCTGAAGCAGGTGATCGACACGGTGAAGAACAACCTGCTGGAGAAGGACAAAGGGCTCCAGAAGTACTTTGTGGACATCAACATCCAGAACAAGAAGCTGGAGACGCTGCTGCACAGCATGGAGGTGGCACAGAACGGGGCACTGAAAGAGGAGGGGGCCGGCGAGTCTGCCGGGGGCTCTCCTGCCCGGTCCCTCACCCGCAGCTCCACCTACACCAAGCTGAGCGACCAAGGGGCCGGGGACCGCAACGTGGGGGGCTCGCAGACCATCTCGCTGGACGAGGGGGCCGACAGCGGCTTCgtgggggcagaggaggctccggGCCACACGGACCCGCTGGAAGTTGGGGGGGAGCCTGGCACCCGCCTCCCCCCTAGCTCCAGCACCTACgagaagctgctggggctgcgggGCAGCGCGGAGGCAGGGGTGCAGGCCAGCTGCATGCAGGAGCGAGCCATCCAGACGGacttcctgccctgccagcccgaCCTGGACACCATCCTGGAGAAGGTGATGAAGTCGCAGGcttgcagcctgggcagccccaCCTCGGCTTGGGTGTCCGAAATGGAAGACGTGATGCCCGGCCCCGAGCTCTCCAACCCCGCCGGCACCACGGACCTGCTGCCCGtcgaggcggcggcggcgagcgCCGAGGGGGGCGGCAGCTGCAAGCCGGCGGTGCGGCAGCCGCCCAGCGCCAACCCCTCGGTGAGCATCGCTTGCGTGGCGGAGGAGGAGACGGCAGAGGCCGCCGGCGGCTGCGACACCAACCCTGCCAAGAGCTACTGGAGCCGCCACTTCATCGTGGATCTGCTGGCGGTGGTGGTGCCAGCCGTGCCCACGGTGGCCTGGCTGTGCCGCTCGCAGCGCCGGCAGGGGCAGCCCATCTACAACATCAGCTCGCTGCTGCGGGGCTGCTGCACCGTCGCCCTCCACTCCATCCGCAGGATGGGCTGTCGCCCTGTTGCCAGCCCGgggggcactgcccagccctga
- the SDCBP2 gene encoding syntenin-2 isoform X1, producing the protein MPLSPGTAPAAAMATLYPSLEDMKGHQILQAQAAAGVRTPPTTVVTEKPKLPSGTSSTAAPVLYPNLAELESYMGLALSSEEIQKNLEDTLALSPAGHPPGQVVAPLSGHNAGLRRAEIKAGVREVHLCKDERGKTGLQLKNVDQGIFVQLVKANSPAALVGLRFGDQVLQIDGRNCAGWSSAKAQRALKKASPEKIVMVVRDRPFQRTVTLHKDSTGHLGIVVKKGKIVSLAKDSSAARNGLLTHHYLCEVNGQNVIGMKDKQLTEVLAGAGSVVTLTIIPTVIYEHMVKRLSPGLMKSSMDHSIPDL; encoded by the exons ATGCCCCTGTCCCCAGGCACAGCCCCGGCAGCAGCGATGGCAACCCTCTACCCTTCCCTGGAGGACATGAAGGGGCACCAGATCCTGCAG gctcaggcagcagctggggtgaGGACCCCCCCCACCACTGTGGTCACCGAGAAGCCAAAGCTCCCctctggcaccagcagcacag CAGCGCCTGTGCTGTACCCCAACCTGGCCGAGCTGGAGAGCTACATGGGGCTGGCTCTGTCCAGTGAGGAGATCCAGAAGAACCTGGAGGACACCTTG GCgctgagccctgctgggcacccCCCAGGGCAGGTGGTTGCCCCCCTGAGCGGGCACAACGCAGGGCTGCGGCGGGCAGAGATCAAAGCAGGGGTGAGGGAGGTTCACCTCTGCAAGGACGAGCGGGGCAAGACTGGGCTGCAGCTCAAGAACGTTGACCAg GGCATCTTCGTGCAGCTGGTGAAGGCCAACTCGCCGGCGGCACTGGTGGGGCTGCGCTTCGGCGACCAGGTCCTGCAGATCGACGGCAGGAACTGcgcgggctggagcagtgccaaGGCGCAGCGGGCACTGAAGAAGGCATCCCCCGAGAAGATCGTGATGGTGGTGCGGGACCG GCCTTTCCAGCGCACTGTCACCCTGCACAAGGACAGCACCGGGCACCTTGGCATCGTGGTGAAGAAGGGCAAGATCGTGTCGCTGGCCAAGGACAGCTCCGCTGCCCGCAACGGGCTCCTCACGCACCACTACCTCTGCGAGGTCAACGGCCAGAACGTCATTGGCATGAAG GATAAGCAGCTGAcggaggtgctggcaggagctggcagcgtgGTGACCCTCACCATCATCCCCACTGTCATCTACGAGCACATGGTCAAGCG GCTCTCTCCAGGGCTGATGAAGTCATCCATGGACCACTCCATCCCTGACCTCTGA
- the SDCBP2 gene encoding syntenin-2 isoform X2 produces the protein MPLSPGTAPAAAMATLYPSLEDMKGHQILQAQAAAGVRTPPTTVVTEKPKLPSGTSSTAPVLYPNLAELESYMGLALSSEEIQKNLEDTLALSPAGHPPGQVVAPLSGHNAGLRRAEIKAGVREVHLCKDERGKTGLQLKNVDQGIFVQLVKANSPAALVGLRFGDQVLQIDGRNCAGWSSAKAQRALKKASPEKIVMVVRDRPFQRTVTLHKDSTGHLGIVVKKGKIVSLAKDSSAARNGLLTHHYLCEVNGQNVIGMKDKQLTEVLAGAGSVVTLTIIPTVIYEHMVKRLSPGLMKSSMDHSIPDL, from the exons ATGCCCCTGTCCCCAGGCACAGCCCCGGCAGCAGCGATGGCAACCCTCTACCCTTCCCTGGAGGACATGAAGGGGCACCAGATCCTGCAG gctcaggcagcagctggggtgaGGACCCCCCCCACCACTGTGGTCACCGAGAAGCCAAAGCTCCCctctggcaccagcagcacag CGCCTGTGCTGTACCCCAACCTGGCCGAGCTGGAGAGCTACATGGGGCTGGCTCTGTCCAGTGAGGAGATCCAGAAGAACCTGGAGGACACCTTG GCgctgagccctgctgggcacccCCCAGGGCAGGTGGTTGCCCCCCTGAGCGGGCACAACGCAGGGCTGCGGCGGGCAGAGATCAAAGCAGGGGTGAGGGAGGTTCACCTCTGCAAGGACGAGCGGGGCAAGACTGGGCTGCAGCTCAAGAACGTTGACCAg GGCATCTTCGTGCAGCTGGTGAAGGCCAACTCGCCGGCGGCACTGGTGGGGCTGCGCTTCGGCGACCAGGTCCTGCAGATCGACGGCAGGAACTGcgcgggctggagcagtgccaaGGCGCAGCGGGCACTGAAGAAGGCATCCCCCGAGAAGATCGTGATGGTGGTGCGGGACCG GCCTTTCCAGCGCACTGTCACCCTGCACAAGGACAGCACCGGGCACCTTGGCATCGTGGTGAAGAAGGGCAAGATCGTGTCGCTGGCCAAGGACAGCTCCGCTGCCCGCAACGGGCTCCTCACGCACCACTACCTCTGCGAGGTCAACGGCCAGAACGTCATTGGCATGAAG GATAAGCAGCTGAcggaggtgctggcaggagctggcagcgtgGTGACCCTCACCATCATCCCCACTGTCATCTACGAGCACATGGTCAAGCG GCTCTCTCCAGGGCTGATGAAGTCATCCATGGACCACTCCATCCCTGACCTCTGA
- the SNPH gene encoding syntaphilin isoform X1, giving the protein MSLPGSRRSSTGSRSRGLYGRSGFASFFKSSAPSATRPETQPLLPASRRPSPPGRDTYGTSSLSSSSNSGSYKGSDSSPTPRRSSKYNLCSDNHGIKPPTPEQYLTPLQQKEVCIRHLKARLKDTQERLQDRDAEIEDLKTQLSRMQEDWIEEECHRVEAQLALKEARKEIKQLKQVIDTVKNNLLEKDKGLQKYFVDINIQNKKLETLLHSMEVAQNGALKEEGAGESAGGSPARSLTRSSTYTKLSDQGAGDRNVGGSQTISLDEGADSGFVGAEEAPGHTDPLEVGGEPGTRLPPSSSTYEKLLGLRGSAEAGVQASCMQERAIQTDFLPCQPDLDTILEKVMKSQACSLGSPTSAWVSEMEDVMPGPELSNPAGTTDLLPVEAAAASAEGGGSCKPAVRQPPSANPSVSIACVAEEETAEAAGGCDTNPAKSYWSRHFIVDLLAVVVPAVPTVAWLCRSQRRQGQPIYNISSLLRGCCTVALHSIRRMGCRPVASPGGTAQP; this is encoded by the exons ATGTCCCTGCCGGGGAGCAGACGCTCGTCCACGGGATCGCGAAG TCGCGGGCTTTATGGACGGAGTGGCTTTGCCTCCTTCTTTAAGTCTTCAGCGCCCTCAGCCACTCGGCCTGAGacacagcctcttctccctgcctccagGCGCCCCTCGCCCCCCGGGAGGGACACCTACGGCACCTCCtcgctgagcagcagcagcaattctgGCTCCTACAAGGGCAGCGACAGCAGCCCCACCCCAAG GCGCTCGTCCAAGTACAACCTCTGCAGTGACAACCATGGGATAAAGCCACCAACACCAGAGCAGTACCTGACACCTCTGCAGCAGAAGGAGGTCTGCATCAGGCACCTGAAGGCTCGCCTGAAGGACACGCAGGAGCGGCTGCAGGACAG GGATGCTGAGATCGAGGACCTGAAGACGCAGCTGTCGCGGATGCAGGAGGACTGGATCGAGGAGGAGTGCCACCGCGTGGAGGCACAGCTGGCGCTGAAGGAAGCCCGCAAGGAGATCAAGCAGCTGAAGCAGGTGATCGACACGGTGAAGAACAACCTGCTGGAGAAGGACAAAGGGCTCCAGAAGTACTTTGTGGACATCAACATCCAGAACAAGAAGCTGGAGACGCTGCTGCACAGCATGGAGGTGGCACAGAACGGGGCACTGAAAGAGGAGGGGGCCGGCGAGTCTGCCGGGGGCTCTCCTGCCCGGTCCCTCACCCGCAGCTCCACCTACACCAAGCTGAGCGACCAAGGGGCCGGGGACCGCAACGTGGGGGGCTCGCAGACCATCTCGCTGGACGAGGGGGCCGACAGCGGCTTCgtgggggcagaggaggctccggGCCACACGGACCCGCTGGAAGTTGGGGGGGAGCCTGGCACCCGCCTCCCCCCTAGCTCCAGCACCTACgagaagctgctggggctgcgggGCAGCGCGGAGGCAGGGGTGCAGGCCAGCTGCATGCAGGAGCGAGCCATCCAGACGGacttcctgccctgccagcccgaCCTGGACACCATCCTGGAGAAGGTGATGAAGTCGCAGGcttgcagcctgggcagccccaCCTCGGCTTGGGTGTCCGAAATGGAAGACGTGATGCCCGGCCCCGAGCTCTCCAACCCCGCCGGCACCACGGACCTGCTGCCCGtcgaggcggcggcggcgagcgCCGAGGGGGGCGGCAGCTGCAAGCCGGCGGTGCGGCAGCCGCCCAGCGCCAACCCCTCGGTGAGCATCGCTTGCGTGGCGGAGGAGGAGACGGCAGAGGCCGCCGGCGGCTGCGACACCAACCCTGCCAAGAGCTACTGGAGCCGCCACTTCATCGTGGATCTGCTGGCGGTGGTGGTGCCAGCCGTGCCCACGGTGGCCTGGCTGTGCCGCTCGCAGCGCCGGCAGGGGCAGCCCATCTACAACATCAGCTCGCTGCTGCGGGGCTGCTGCACCGTCGCCCTCCACTCCATCCGCAGGATGGGCTGTCGCCCTGTTGCCAGCCCGgggggcactgcccagccctga